AGATAGCTGCGGGTCTGGTAGATAAAATTGTGTACTTCTGTGTGCCTGTCGAGGAAGGCGGCAACCGGACGATCCAGGCCGGTCATTGGACGCAGCTTCGGATCCCAGTGCGGGTTAGGAAGAAAACGCACATCAAAGACATAATCGGCATCAATCGGTATGCCGTGCTTGAAGCCGAAGGACTCAAATACCATCGTCAGCTCGCGTTCACGTTTGCCCAGCAGACGGGTACGCAGCATCTCAGCCAGCTCATGCACCGACATTTCTGACGTGTCGATAATCAGGTCTGCCCGCGATTTCAGCGGCTCCAGCAGATCGCTCTCTTCGTCAATGGCGCTTTCCAGAGAGAGGTTTTTGCTGGAGAGCGGATGAAGACGGCGCGTATCGCTGTAGCGGCGAATCAGCGTATTGCGGTCGGCATCAAGGAACAGCAGCTGCGGAGAAAAGGCGTCCGGCAGGCTGTCCATCGCGTGTTCGAAGATCTCCGGCGACTCCGGCATGTTGCGCACGTCAATGCTCACCGCCGCGGAAATTTGCCGGTCGGCAAGGGTTTTCGCCAGCTCCGGCAGCAGCACCACCGGCAGGTTATCCACGCAGTAGAATCCCATATCTTCCAGTGCGCGCAAGGCTACAGACTTCCCTGAACCTGAGCGGCCGCTGACAATCATCAGCACCATGTAATCATTCCCCCGATTTATCTGTCTGAGACATCAAACGCGCCGATTATTCGTGCTCACTGCCGTTATCGACTTCTGTTTCAGTAATTATCTGATAAAGCTCTTCGTCGCTGTTGGCAGAGCGTAGCCGACGACAAATCGTCTTATCCGCCAGACGCTTGGCCACCAGGGAAAGCGTGTGGAGATGCGTTTTTGTCTGGTCTGCCGGCACCAGCAACGCAAAGAGCAGATCGACCGGCTGGTTATCGATGGCGTCAAACGCGATAGGCGTTTCCAGCTGGATAAAGACGCCTACCGCACGCAGCGTGTCTTCTTCCAGCTTGCCGTGAGGAATGGCGATGCCGTTACCAATGCCCGTACTGCCCATGCGTTCGCGGGTAAGCACGGCTTCGAAAACGACCTGGGGCGGCAGGCCAAGCTGTTTAGCTGCCAGTTCGCTGATGATTTCCAGCGCGCGTTTCTTACTCTGGCAGTGGACGCCACTGCGAGTACATTCCTGGTTAAGGACATTGCTCAGTTGTAGAGCGGAATCGTTGTTCATCATAAGTTCACCTAAGCACTATTTGTGCAAACGGCCCGCTACTCAGGCAGCGGGCCGGCCATATGCACATCGGATGCCCGGATTATCAGTGTTGTTTTAATTTATCTTTGTGTTTTGTTAACTGTCGGGCAAGTTTATCAATCAGACCGTCAATCGCGGCGTACATGTCCTGGCCTTCGGCGCTGGCATGCAGTTCTCCACCATTCACATGCAGCGTAGCATCCGCTGTATGGGTGACTTTTTCCACCTTTAATACAATATAAACCTGGTTAATTCTTTCGAAGTACTGCTCCAGTTTGGCAAACTTCGAGTTCAGAAACTCACGCAGTGCCTCGGTGATCTCGACGTTTTGTCCCGTAATGTTGAGCTGCATAGTGTCTTCCTTATCGGTGAAGTCACACCAGCTGCTTGCGCTGGTTTGACGGTGGAATGGATAAAGACTCTCGGTACTTCGCAACTGTGCGGCGAGCCACCATAATACCCTGATCCGACAGCAGAGAGGTTAACTTGCTGTCGCTCAACGGCTTGGCTGGGTTCTCCGCAGCAATTAACTTCTTCACCAGCGCCCGGATTGCCGTGGAGGAGGCTTCGCCGCCGCCTTCGGTATTGACGTGGCTGGAGAAGAAATACTTCAATTCAAAGATGCCGCGCGGGCTATGCAAATACTTCTGGGTCGTCACCCTGGAGATCGTCGACTCGTGCATCTCAACCGCCTGAGCAATGTCGGCGAGCACCATCGGCTTCATGTGCTCTTCACCGTGCTCGAAGAACGCCTGCTGCTGCTCGACGATGCACCGGCTTACGCGCAATAGCGTATCATTGCGGCTTTCCAGACTTTTAATCAACCATTTCGCTTCCTGCAGGTTGCTGCGAATAAACTGCGAGTCGCTGTCATTGCGTGCGCTGCCGCCCATGGCTGCATATTGTTGGTTGATCTTGAGGCGTGGAATGCTGTCGGCGTTAAGTTCAACGACCCAGCGTGTCAGGTGCTTACGCACCAGAACGTCAGGAATCACGTACTCCGGTTCGCCGGTTTGAATCGACTGGCCCGGGCGAGGATCGAGGGACTGAATCAGGCACATCGCCTCTTTCAGCGCGTCCTCTTTAATGCGCGTGACCCGCATTAGCGTACGGAAATCATGATTCGCCAGCAGATCTAAATGATCGCTAACGATAAGCCTGGCCTCTGACAGCCAGGGCGTCTCTTTGGCGTACTGAGACAGCTGAATCAGCAGGCAATCCCGCAGATCTCTTGCCGCGACGCCCACCGGATCAAAGCGCTGAATGCGCTTCAGCACGGCTTCAACTTCGTCGAGGGTCACGTCGTCGTGGCCGAGGCTTTCAAGAATGTCTTCCAGAGGAACGGTGAGATACCCGGTTTCATCGACAGCGTCGACGATGGAGGTGGCGATCGCGACGTCCGTATCGGAAAACGGCGTCAGATCGACCTGCCACATCAGGTAGTCCTGCAGCGACTGGGTCGTTTCGCCTTGATAAACGGGGAGTTCGTCATCGAGATAGTCGGTGCCCGTACCTGAAGGCGTGCCGGCGGTATAAATTTCATCCCAGCTGGCATCCAGCGGCAGCTCATCGGGCATCTCTTTCTGCTCGAGGGCTTCACGGGTATCCATCGCTTCGTTCTCAGGCTGCTCCTGAGTATCGATCTCATCATGCAGGTCGGTTTGCTCAAGCAATGGATTACTGTCCAGTGCCTGCTGGAGTTCTTGCTGAAGCTCTAACGTTGAGAGCTGCAGCAGGCGGATGGCCTGTTGCAGCTGGGGCGTCATAGCAAGTTGTTGGCTAAGCCGTAGTTGCAAACCTTGCTTCATGTTCAGAGCAAACTTCCTCAAATAAGTCGTGTAAGACTTCCCACCCTATCAGAGTCTGAACTCTTCGCCCAGATAGACTCGCTTAACTTGTTCGTCTTCAAGGATTTCTTCCGGCGTACCGTGCGCAATCAGGTGGCCCTGACTGACGATATAGGCGCGTTCGCAAACCGCCAGCGTTTCACGGACGTTATGGTCGGTGATCAACACGCCGAGGCCGCTGTCCCGCAGATGTTCGATGATGCGTTTGATATCGATAACGGAAATTGGGTCAACCCCGGCAAAGGGTTCATCCAGCAAAATGAATTTCGGGTTTGCTGCCAGCGCGCGCGCGATCTCAACGCGGCGACGTTCACCGCCTGACAGTGACTGCCCGAGGTTATTGCGCAGATGTGAGATATGGAACTCTTCCATCAGCTCATTGGCGCGGTCTTCGCGCTGCTCGGACGTCAGGTCATCCCGAATCTGCAGCACCGCCATCAGGTTATCAAAAACGCTCAGGCGACGGAAAATAGAGGCCTCCTGCGGCAGATAACCGATGCCGCGACGGGCGCGGGCGTGCAGCGGAAGCAGGCTGATATCTTCCTCATCGATAATGATGTTTCCCGCATCGCGCGGCACGATGCCCACCACCATGTAAAAGGTGGTGGTTTTGCCGGCACCGTTTGGCCCGAGCAGGCCGACGATTTCACCGGATTTTACGGTCAGGCTGACGTCTTCGACGACGCGGCGGCCTTTGTAAGCTTTGGCCAGGTTTTTCGCGATTAAAGTTGCCATAACGAATCAGTTACTCTTTTTCTGTGCCGGCTGCTGGCCGTTTTTGTTTTGCAGCTGAGACGGCACCAGCACGGTGGTGACGCGTTTGCCTTTCTCGCTAAACGCCTGCATTTTTTGATCTTTCACCAGATAGGTGATCTTGTCGCCGGTGATGTTGCTGTCCAGCTGTTCAAGATAGGCGTTTCCGGTCAGCACCACGAAGTCATTGGCCAGTTCATAATGCATGGTGGAGGCGTGGCCTTTTACCGGCTTACCGCTGTCCTGCATCTG
This region of Cedecea lapagei genomic DNA includes:
- the rapZ gene encoding RNase adapter RapZ — its product is MVLMIVSGRSGSGKSVALRALEDMGFYCVDNLPVVLLPELAKTLADRQISAAVSIDVRNMPESPEIFEHAMDSLPDAFSPQLLFLDADRNTLIRRYSDTRRLHPLSSKNLSLESAIDEESDLLEPLKSRADLIIDTSEMSVHELAEMLRTRLLGKRERELTMVFESFGFKHGIPIDADYVFDVRFLPNPHWDPKLRPMTGLDRPVAAFLDRHTEVHNFIYQTRSYLELWLPMLETNNRSYLTVAIGCTGGKHRSVYIAEQLADYFRSRGKNVQSRHRTLEKRKT
- the ptsN gene encoding PTS IIA-like nitrogen regulatory protein PtsN is translated as MMNNDSALQLSNVLNQECTRSGVHCQSKKRALEIISELAAKQLGLPPQVVFEAVLTRERMGSTGIGNGIAIPHGKLEEDTLRAVGVFIQLETPIAFDAIDNQPVDLLFALLVPADQTKTHLHTLSLVAKRLADKTICRRLRSANSDEELYQIITETEVDNGSEHE
- the hpf gene encoding ribosome hibernation promoting factor, encoding MQLNITGQNVEITEALREFLNSKFAKLEQYFERINQVYIVLKVEKVTHTADATLHVNGGELHASAEGQDMYAAIDGLIDKLARQLTKHKDKLKQH
- the rpoN gene encoding RNA polymerase factor sigma-54; this encodes MKQGLQLRLSQQLAMTPQLQQAIRLLQLSTLELQQELQQALDSNPLLEQTDLHDEIDTQEQPENEAMDTREALEQKEMPDELPLDASWDEIYTAGTPSGTGTDYLDDELPVYQGETTQSLQDYLMWQVDLTPFSDTDVAIATSIVDAVDETGYLTVPLEDILESLGHDDVTLDEVEAVLKRIQRFDPVGVAARDLRDCLLIQLSQYAKETPWLSEARLIVSDHLDLLANHDFRTLMRVTRIKEDALKEAMCLIQSLDPRPGQSIQTGEPEYVIPDVLVRKHLTRWVVELNADSIPRLKINQQYAAMGGSARNDSDSQFIRSNLQEAKWLIKSLESRNDTLLRVSRCIVEQQQAFFEHGEEHMKPMVLADIAQAVEMHESTISRVTTQKYLHSPRGIFELKYFFSSHVNTEGGGEASSTAIRALVKKLIAAENPAKPLSDSKLTSLLSDQGIMVARRTVAKYRESLSIPPSNQRKQLV
- the lptB gene encoding LPS export ABC transporter ATP-binding protein — encoded protein: MATLIAKNLAKAYKGRRVVEDVSLTVKSGEIVGLLGPNGAGKTTTFYMVVGIVPRDAGNIIIDEEDISLLPLHARARRGIGYLPQEASIFRRLSVFDNLMAVLQIRDDLTSEQREDRANELMEEFHISHLRNNLGQSLSGGERRRVEIARALAANPKFILLDEPFAGVDPISVIDIKRIIEHLRDSGLGVLITDHNVRETLAVCERAYIVSQGHLIAHGTPEEILEDEQVKRVYLGEEFRL